A genomic region of Runella rosea contains the following coding sequences:
- the gyrB gene encoding DNA topoisomerase (ATP-hydrolyzing) subunit B gives MANETIEIPEQVDKSNYSAENIQVLEGLEAVRKRPAMYIGDIGVKGLHHLIWEVVDNSIDEALAGYCDRIEVVINTDNSVTVKDNGRGIPTGMHTKEKKSALEVVMTVLHAGGKFDKDTYKVSGGLHGVGVSCVNALSKYLRVEVHREGKIFEQEYSIGKPLYPVRAIGSADDTGTFVHFLPDDSIFTASEYKYETVANRIRELSFLNKGITLTLTDLRDLDENGQPRYEEFHSQGGLVEFVTYLDSTRDHLIPTPIYMENEKGVVPVEVAMIYNTSYSENVVSYVNNINTIEGGTHVSGFRMALTRTLKNYAEKSGILAKEKIEISGDDFREGLTAVISVKVQEPQFEGQTKTKLGNSDVAGAVSQVVSEMLDNFLQENPKEARTIVDKVILAAKARIAARKAREMVQRKTVLGGTGLPGKLADCSETDPAGCELYLVEGDSAGGSAKQGRNRAFQAILPLRGKILNVEKAQEYKIYENDEIKNMITALGVVFGKDGDERALNMDKLRYHKVIIMTDADVDGSHIRTLILTFFFRYMKDLIDSGYVYIAQPPLYLVKKGKEERYCWTETQREQAVMEIAGGKEDSVYIQRYKGLGEMNPEQLWETTMDPTRRSLKQVSIDSAAEADHLFSMLMGDEVAPRREFIERNAKYARVDV, from the coding sequence ATGGCAAACGAAACGATTGAAATTCCGGAACAAGTAGACAAAAGTAATTATTCAGCCGAAAACATTCAAGTTCTTGAGGGTCTGGAGGCGGTGCGGAAGCGTCCCGCAATGTACATTGGTGACATCGGCGTAAAAGGCCTTCACCACCTTATTTGGGAGGTTGTTGACAACTCCATTGACGAAGCGCTGGCGGGGTATTGTGATCGGATTGAGGTCGTAATTAATACCGACAATTCCGTAACGGTGAAAGACAACGGGCGGGGAATCCCGACGGGAATGCATACCAAAGAGAAAAAGTCGGCCCTTGAAGTGGTTATGACTGTACTTCACGCGGGGGGGAAATTTGACAAGGATACCTACAAAGTTTCTGGTGGATTGCACGGAGTAGGGGTATCTTGCGTTAATGCCCTTTCAAAATACCTGCGTGTTGAAGTACATCGTGAAGGAAAAATATTTGAGCAAGAGTATAGCATCGGAAAACCACTATATCCTGTTCGTGCTATTGGCTCGGCCGATGATACTGGGACCTTTGTTCACTTTCTTCCCGATGACAGCATTTTTACGGCATCTGAATACAAATATGAAACTGTTGCCAATCGCATTCGCGAGCTTTCATTCCTCAACAAAGGAATCACACTGACGCTCACCGACTTGAGAGACCTCGACGAAAATGGTCAGCCTCGCTACGAAGAGTTTCATTCACAGGGTGGTTTGGTTGAGTTCGTAACTTACCTAGACAGTACCCGCGACCACCTCATCCCAACCCCCATTTACATGGAGAATGAAAAAGGGGTAGTACCAGTAGAGGTGGCGATGATTTATAACACGTCGTATTCCGAAAACGTGGTTTCTTACGTCAACAACATCAACACCATCGAAGGCGGTACCCACGTATCGGGCTTCCGGATGGCGCTGACAAGGACGCTGAAAAACTACGCCGAAAAGTCGGGAATACTGGCCAAAGAAAAAATTGAAATCAGCGGCGATGACTTCCGCGAAGGTCTGACGGCGGTTATTTCGGTAAAAGTGCAAGAGCCGCAGTTTGAAGGGCAAACCAAAACCAAGTTGGGTAACTCCGACGTGGCGGGGGCCGTAAGCCAAGTGGTGAGCGAAATGCTCGACAACTTCTTGCAGGAAAACCCCAAAGAGGCGCGTACCATCGTTGATAAAGTAATCCTCGCCGCCAAAGCTCGTATTGCCGCCCGCAAAGCCCGTGAAATGGTGCAACGCAAAACGGTATTGGGAGGTACAGGCTTACCCGGCAAGTTGGCTGACTGCTCCGAAACAGACCCTGCGGGTTGCGAATTGTACCTCGTAGAAGGGGACTCGGCGGGAGGCTCGGCCAAACAAGGCCGTAACCGTGCTTTTCAGGCCATCTTACCGCTTCGTGGTAAAATCCTGAACGTAGAAAAAGCGCAGGAATACAAGATATACGAAAACGACGAAATCAAAAACATGATTACCGCTTTGGGAGTTGTGTTTGGAAAAGATGGCGACGAACGGGCCCTCAATATGGACAAGCTCCGCTACCACAAAGTTATCATCATGACCGATGCTGACGTAGATGGAAGCCACATTCGTACCTTGATTTTGACGTTCTTCTTCCGGTACATGAAAGATCTCATTGATAGCGGTTACGTGTACATTGCACAGCCGCCTTTGTATTTGGTGAAGAAGGGCAAAGAAGAGCGCTACTGCTGGACTGAAACCCAACGCGAACAAGCCGTGATGGAAATTGCAGGTGGGAAAGAAGATAGTGTTTACATTCAGCGCTATAAAGGTTTGGGAGAAATGAACCCTGAGCAGCTCTGGGAAACGACCATGGACCCTACGCGCCGCAGTTTGAAGCAGGTGAGCATTGATTCTGCGGCCGAAGCAGACCACCTGTTCTCGATGTTGATGGGCGACGAAGTAGCCCCCCGTCGTGAGTTTATTGAACGTAATGCTAAATATGCGAGAGTGGACGTCTAA